A genomic window from Agreia sp. COWG includes:
- a CDS encoding alkene reductase, translating into MQLFSPVSLGSLELDNRIVMAPLTRTRSNADGVPNDLNVEHYAQRASTGLIVTEGTYPTAGSQAYPGQPGIETDEQAAGWARVADAVHANGGKIVMQLMHGGRVTHPLINNGLTIFAPSAHAIEGVAHTPEGPLPYPVPTAATTDDIARIVAEHVSAARRAVDAGLDGVEVHSANGYLLHEFLSPVSNTRTDSYGGSPENRARFGAEVITAIAQAIGADRVGVRISPEHNIQDVLETDPDETRATYEALVDAIAPLGLAYLSVLHAEPSSELVQDLRARFGGAFLVNNGFGTMTTRDGALALVDEGTADAVVVGRPLIANPDLVRRWREDADLNEPNPATFYGSGPEGYTDYPTL; encoded by the coding sequence GTGCAGCTTTTCTCCCCCGTATCCCTCGGCTCACTCGAGCTCGACAACCGCATCGTCATGGCGCCGCTCACGCGCACGCGCTCCAACGCAGACGGCGTTCCCAACGACCTGAACGTCGAGCACTACGCGCAGCGTGCCTCGACCGGCCTCATCGTGACCGAGGGAACGTACCCCACGGCGGGTTCGCAGGCCTACCCCGGCCAGCCCGGCATCGAGACCGACGAGCAGGCAGCCGGTTGGGCCCGTGTCGCCGATGCCGTGCACGCCAACGGCGGCAAGATCGTGATGCAGCTCATGCACGGCGGTCGGGTCACGCACCCGCTGATCAACAACGGCCTCACGATCTTCGCCCCGAGCGCGCACGCCATCGAGGGCGTGGCACACACTCCGGAGGGACCCCTCCCCTATCCGGTGCCGACCGCGGCCACGACCGACGACATCGCGCGTATCGTCGCCGAGCACGTCTCCGCCGCCCGCCGCGCCGTCGACGCCGGTCTCGACGGGGTCGAGGTTCACTCCGCCAACGGATACCTGCTGCACGAGTTCCTCTCGCCGGTGAGCAACACGCGAACCGATTCCTACGGCGGCTCGCCCGAGAACCGCGCCCGCTTCGGAGCCGAGGTCATCACGGCCATCGCCCAGGCCATCGGCGCCGACCGCGTGGGCGTGCGCATCTCGCCCGAGCACAACATCCAAGACGTGCTCGAGACCGACCCCGACGAGACCCGCGCGACCTACGAGGCGCTCGTCGACGCGATCGCTCCACTCGGCCTCGCCTACCTCAGCGTGCTGCACGCGGAGCCGTCGTCAGAGCTGGTGCAGGATCTGCGGGCTCGTTTCGGCGGAGCGTTCCTGGTGAACAACGGATTCGGCACCATGACCACGCGCGACGGCGCCTTGGCCCTCGTCGATGAGGGTACGGCCGACGCCGTCGTCGTGGGACGCCCGCTGATCGCGAACCCCGACCTGGTGCGTCGCTGGCGTGAAGACGCCGATCTCAACGAGCCGAACCCGGCGACCTTCTACGGCTCGGGCCCCGAGGGCTACACGGACTACCCGACCCTGTAG
- a CDS encoding ABC transporter permease gives MSRFGGALSSEVLKVTSTRLWWILALIMAGYIALCAGGAAALFGGLDGSSSGPAISADTLAPLIYSFGPTLGYVFAVLLGALATTGEFRHQTLTPTFLATPRRGRVLVAKLIALTGAGALYGIVAMIAAVGAGAGVLTAFGIDPQLADTDTWSLIGRSVIAMALWAAVGVGLGVLVPSQVAAIVIVLAFTQFVEPILRLATAWADWTAQLGQFLPGAASDALVGASFFALASPNAVSLEWWQGGLVLLAIAVAASILGWFTSWRRDVT, from the coding sequence GTGAGCAGATTCGGCGGAGCCCTCTCGTCAGAGGTACTCAAGGTCACCTCCACCCGGCTGTGGTGGATCCTGGCGCTCATCATGGCGGGCTACATCGCCCTGTGCGCTGGCGGCGCGGCGGCCCTCTTCGGCGGCCTCGACGGCAGCAGCAGCGGGCCGGCCATCTCCGCTGACACGCTCGCTCCCCTGATCTACAGCTTCGGTCCCACGCTCGGCTACGTCTTCGCCGTGCTGCTGGGCGCCCTCGCCACCACCGGCGAGTTCCGACACCAGACACTCACTCCCACCTTTCTCGCCACCCCTCGCCGCGGTCGCGTGCTCGTCGCCAAGCTGATCGCCCTCACGGGTGCAGGCGCCCTCTACGGCATCGTCGCCATGATCGCCGCCGTCGGTGCCGGTGCGGGTGTGCTCACCGCGTTCGGTATCGATCCGCAGCTGGCCGACACCGACACGTGGAGCCTCATCGGGCGCTCCGTGATCGCCATGGCGCTGTGGGCTGCCGTCGGCGTGGGCCTCGGGGTGCTCGTTCCCAGCCAGGTCGCCGCCATCGTGATCGTGCTCGCGTTCACCCAGTTCGTCGAGCCGATCCTGCGACTCGCAACCGCCTGGGCTGACTGGACAGCGCAGCTCGGCCAGTTTTTGCCCGGCGCGGCCAGCGACGCGCTCGTCGGAGCCAGCTTCTTCGCCCTCGCGAGCCCCAACGCCGTCTCGCTCGAGTGGTGGCAGGGTGGCCTCGTGCTGCTCGCGATCGCCGTCGCGGCGAGCATCCTCGGCTGGTTCACCAGCTGGCGCCGCGACGTCACCTAG
- a CDS encoding ABC transporter ATP-binding protein, with product MTAGVSIEFEGLTKTFGAVQAVSDLSFTVEPGRVTGFLGPNGAGKTTSLRMLLGLVRPTSGTATFGGTAYRDLASPLTTVGAALEAASFHPGRSAADHLRIYARAASVDRERVQLVLHRVGLGAYGDRRVGGYSLGMRQRLGLAYALLGDPRVLVLDEPINGLDPEGIKWIRLLLRELADEGRTVLISSHLLSEVQQSVDEVVIVSHGKLVHRGSLASLDTSEQKQVIVDATDRPALTTALEAAGLTVSALRGGLLVDAAEAADVGRIAFAAGVAVTALQQKRVGLEESFLHLVGEEGAL from the coding sequence GTGACCGCCGGGGTCAGCATCGAATTCGAGGGTCTCACCAAGACCTTCGGTGCAGTTCAGGCCGTCTCCGACCTCAGCTTCACTGTCGAGCCGGGAAGAGTCACCGGGTTCCTCGGTCCCAACGGCGCCGGCAAGACCACCTCGCTGCGCATGCTGCTCGGGCTGGTGCGGCCGACATCCGGCACGGCCACCTTCGGCGGCACCGCCTACCGCGACCTCGCCTCCCCCCTCACGACCGTGGGCGCCGCCCTCGAAGCCGCCAGCTTTCACCCCGGCCGCAGTGCCGCCGACCACCTGCGCATCTACGCCAGGGCCGCCAGCGTCGACCGCGAGCGCGTGCAGCTCGTGCTGCACCGCGTGGGCCTCGGCGCCTACGGCGACCGTCGAGTGGGCGGCTACTCGCTGGGTATGCGGCAGCGACTGGGCCTCGCCTACGCGCTGCTCGGAGACCCCCGCGTGCTGGTGCTCGACGAGCCGATCAACGGGCTCGACCCCGAAGGCATCAAGTGGATCCGCCTGCTGCTGCGCGAGCTCGCAGACGAGGGGCGCACAGTGCTCATCTCGTCGCACCTGCTCAGTGAGGTGCAGCAGAGCGTCGACGAGGTCGTCATCGTGTCGCACGGAAAGCTCGTGCACCGCGGCTCGCTCGCCAGCCTCGACACCAGCGAGCAGAAGCAGGTGATCGTGGATGCGACGGATCGCCCCGCGCTGACGACGGCTCTCGAGGCGGCCGGCCTCACCGTGAGCGCCCTCCGTGGCGGCCTGCTCGTCGATGCCGCAGAGGCGGCCGACGTGGGCCGCATCGCCTTCGCGGCAGGCGTCGCCGTGACCGCGCTGCAGCAGAAACGCGTCGGACTCGAGGAGAGCTTCCTGCACCTCGTCGGAGAAGAGGGGGCGCTGTGA
- a CDS encoding PfkB family carbohydrate kinase gives MTDAMSSVVVIGDALIDEFRTPEGSEDFVGGAALNVAVGLARLGVATTLIAMVGDDADGAKIRAFVDDYGVRLISTPSPRGTARAISDRSAGGEPRYIFNDASIERLITFDDEAKQAIDAAPFVVVSCLRFDSAEQVAELEKAVGRPEDRLIIDPNPREGMLHSAHDFVANFERVAATALLVKVGDEDAALLYNASLDALTEGLMATGSRTVLSTAGAGGASIATQAGVLVHQPITPMSAPVVDTMGAGDSTLSSVTASLSAARASGALPETVDQWQALLERAMGVAAATCRTRGALLQLPDAAPAATPA, from the coding sequence ATGACGGATGCGATGAGTTCGGTCGTGGTGATCGGCGACGCGCTGATCGACGAGTTCCGAACGCCCGAGGGCTCTGAGGACTTCGTGGGCGGTGCAGCCCTCAACGTTGCGGTCGGCCTGGCCAGGCTCGGCGTCGCCACGACGCTCATCGCGATGGTCGGAGACGACGCAGACGGGGCCAAGATCCGCGCATTCGTCGACGACTACGGCGTGAGGCTCATCTCCACGCCCAGTCCGCGCGGCACCGCCCGCGCGATCTCGGACCGTTCCGCCGGCGGCGAGCCCCGCTACATCTTCAACGACGCGTCGATCGAGCGCCTCATCACCTTCGACGACGAGGCGAAGCAGGCCATCGACGCGGCACCTTTCGTGGTCGTCAGCTGCCTGCGCTTCGACTCGGCCGAGCAGGTCGCCGAGCTCGAGAAGGCCGTCGGCAGGCCGGAGGATCGTCTCATCATCGACCCGAATCCGCGCGAGGGCATGCTGCACTCCGCCCACGATTTCGTGGCCAACTTCGAACGGGTCGCCGCCACGGCGCTGCTGGTGAAGGTGGGAGACGAAGACGCCGCGCTGCTCTACAACGCGTCGCTCGACGCGCTCACCGAGGGCCTGATGGCCACCGGCTCGCGCACCGTGCTGTCGACGGCCGGCGCGGGCGGAGCATCCATCGCCACCCAGGCCGGGGTGCTCGTGCACCAGCCGATCACGCCGATGAGCGCCCCGGTCGTCGACACCATGGGCGCGGGCGATTCCACCCTCTCGAGCGTCACGGCGAGCCTGTCCGCCGCCCGCGCGAGCGGCGCGCTGCCCGAGACGGTCGACCAGTGGCAGGCCCTGTTGGAACGTGCCATGGGCGTGGCGGCCGCCACCTGCCGTACGCGGGGTGCGCTGCTTCAACTGCCGGATGCGGCTCCCGCCGCGACTCCGGCCTAG
- a CDS encoding LssY C-terminal domain-containing protein encodes MSTPLQQLEADEHPLETRQRIGFVRLVDRAFFLFGTAATAWLGYLLVTESFTHGWQNLWFIVIFWVLLAYLLLPRIHQLLTVIYVPDYFIGRARTREGLLGDPVNLSLFGTAEQVHAAMTAAGWNRADEVSLTSGWRIVMSTIMRRSYSDAPVSPLYLFGNIQDFTYQQEVAGNPAQRHHVRFWKAPDGWLLPGGIHTQWLAAGTYDRSVGLSLFTLQVTHKIDADTDVERDHIVSTLVEANPDAVVTVIRNFSTGYHAVNGGGDAIATDGDLPQVDLRAVPVAVAPIAVPPDAVAASAEVPAAVVPVVVPVRRPISIYLGVLLILLRSITTVGTAIGVAFDWKQVDITLEAGSDADAQLLSGTVFVVLMTLFALAVVIDLVVARLIFRGGNRARFVAMGLAAVLVIGSGVDFFVSGTSFTLENGGLLGLSLDILVLVALSNDEARDFTTGHSNSRRSLRLALRLRRRAARGSSEHSVGVR; translated from the coding sequence GTGTCGACGCCACTGCAGCAGCTCGAGGCCGACGAGCATCCCCTCGAGACTCGGCAGCGCATCGGCTTCGTGCGGCTCGTCGATCGCGCGTTCTTTCTCTTCGGAACGGCCGCGACGGCCTGGCTCGGCTACCTGCTGGTGACGGAGTCGTTCACCCACGGCTGGCAGAACCTGTGGTTCATCGTGATCTTCTGGGTGCTGCTGGCCTACCTGCTGCTGCCGCGCATCCATCAGCTGCTGACGGTGATCTACGTGCCCGACTACTTCATCGGCCGCGCCCGCACGCGAGAGGGCCTGCTGGGCGACCCGGTGAACCTGTCGCTCTTCGGAACCGCCGAGCAGGTGCACGCCGCGATGACGGCCGCCGGGTGGAACCGTGCCGACGAGGTGAGCCTCACCTCGGGCTGGCGCATCGTGATGTCGACGATCATGCGCAGGAGCTACTCCGATGCGCCGGTGAGCCCGCTCTACCTGTTCGGCAATATCCAGGACTTCACCTACCAGCAGGAGGTGGCCGGCAATCCGGCGCAGCGCCATCACGTGCGCTTCTGGAAGGCCCCCGACGGCTGGCTGCTGCCCGGAGGCATCCACACCCAGTGGCTCGCGGCCGGCACCTACGACCGCAGCGTCGGACTGTCGCTGTTCACGCTGCAGGTGACGCACAAGATCGACGCAGACACCGATGTGGAGCGCGACCACATCGTGTCGACACTCGTCGAGGCGAACCCCGACGCGGTGGTGACGGTCATTCGCAACTTCTCGACCGGGTATCACGCCGTGAACGGCGGCGGCGATGCCATCGCGACGGATGGGGATCTTCCACAGGTGGATCTTCGGGCTGTGCCCGTCGCCGTCGCGCCGATTGCTGTGCCGCCGGATGCCGTGGCCGCCTCTGCCGAGGTGCCCGCCGCGGTGGTTCCGGTCGTCGTTCCGGTGCGCCGACCGATCTCGATCTACCTGGGCGTGCTGCTTATCCTGCTGCGCTCGATCACGACGGTCGGCACGGCGATCGGGGTAGCGTTCGACTGGAAGCAGGTCGACATCACGCTCGAGGCCGGTTCCGATGCCGACGCGCAGCTGCTGTCGGGCACGGTCTTCGTGGTTCTCATGACGCTCTTCGCCCTCGCGGTCGTGATCGACCTGGTCGTGGCTCGCCTCATCTTCCGTGGCGGAAACCGCGCCCGCTTCGTGGCGATGGGGCTCGCGGCCGTGCTGGTCATCGGTTCGGGCGTGGACTTCTTTGTGAGCGGCACCTCGTTCACGCTCGAGAACGGCGGCCTGCTCGGACTCTCGCTCGACATTCTGGTGCTCGTGGCCCTCTCGAACGACGAGGCCCGCGACTTCACGACCGGCCATTCGAACTCGCGCCGCTCGCTGCGCCTCGCCCTGCGACTGCGTCGCCGCGCGGCGCGCGGCTCCAGCGAGCACAGTGTCGGCGTCCGCTAG
- a CDS encoding SDR family oxidoreductase yields MTQLKGSRILVVGATGALGALIAHRLAERGAVLALSGRDADRLDELEVPGEKIVAELRSGAGELVDEAVRRLGGLDGLVIAVGVVAFGPASELAPETIDELFAVNAIAPLALIARALPALAQSASEGRDPVAVTLSGIVSEAPTAGLAAYSASKAALAAFVQAATRENRRAGIRLLDARPGHTETGLVTRAIAGAAPQFPEGHAPELVADTVVEAIASGTRDLPSTAFGS; encoded by the coding sequence ATGACGCAACTCAAGGGTTCACGCATTCTGGTCGTCGGAGCTACGGGGGCGCTTGGCGCGCTCATCGCGCATCGGCTCGCCGAGCGGGGCGCCGTTCTCGCCCTGAGCGGTCGCGACGCCGATCGGCTCGACGAGCTCGAGGTGCCGGGAGAGAAGATCGTGGCCGAGCTGCGTTCCGGCGCGGGCGAGCTCGTCGACGAGGCGGTCCGTCGCCTCGGTGGGCTCGACGGCCTCGTGATCGCGGTCGGCGTCGTGGCGTTCGGGCCAGCATCCGAGTTGGCACCCGAGACCATCGACGAGCTGTTCGCCGTGAATGCCATCGCCCCGCTCGCCCTCATCGCCCGCGCGCTGCCGGCACTGGCGCAGAGCGCATCGGAAGGACGCGACCCCGTCGCCGTGACCCTCAGCGGCATCGTCTCCGAGGCGCCGACCGCGGGGCTCGCCGCCTACTCGGCGTCGAAGGCGGCGCTCGCCGCGTTCGTGCAGGCCGCGACGCGCGAGAACCGGCGTGCAGGCATCCGGCTGCTCGACGCTCGGCCCGGCCACACCGAGACCGGTCTCGTCACCCGCGCGATCGCGGGTGCGGCACCGCAGTTTCCTGAGGGGCACGCGCCCGAGCTCGTGGCCGACACCGTCGTCGAGGCGATCGCATCCGGCACCCGCGACCTGCCGAGCACCGCGTTCGGCTCGTAG
- a CDS encoding isocitrate lyase/phosphoenolpyruvate mutase family protein codes for MNTKDKAHQLLHLHEQRAILQVVNVWDVASARVVADLPGTTALATASHSIAATFGYDDGENIPLELMIDMVGRIAASTDLPVSADLEAGYGDPGETVRRAIGAGIVGANLEDQMKPLIESVENVAEVTKAAEKEEVGFVLNARTDAFIKAGDRPLDDVIADAIERGRAYLDAGAACIFVPGLLNEQTVIRLVEGIGEHRVSVINVPGSLSPARLEELGVARISYGPWTQRVALTALQASARELLAGGQLPEGTLPLN; via the coding sequence ATGAATACCAAAGACAAGGCCCACCAGCTTCTTCACCTCCACGAACAGCGCGCCATCCTCCAGGTGGTCAACGTCTGGGACGTCGCCAGCGCCCGCGTCGTAGCGGATCTGCCGGGCACGACCGCCCTCGCGACCGCGAGCCACAGCATCGCCGCGACCTTCGGCTACGACGATGGCGAGAACATCCCGCTCGAGCTGATGATCGACATGGTCGGCCGCATCGCCGCCTCGACCGATCTGCCGGTCTCGGCCGACCTCGAGGCCGGATACGGCGACCCGGGCGAGACCGTTCGTCGCGCAATCGGCGCGGGCATCGTGGGCGCCAACCTCGAAGACCAGATGAAGCCGCTCATCGAGTCGGTCGAGAATGTGGCCGAGGTCACGAAGGCCGCAGAGAAAGAAGAAGTGGGCTTCGTTCTGAACGCACGCACCGACGCGTTCATCAAGGCGGGAGACCGGCCCCTCGACGACGTGATCGCCGACGCCATCGAGCGCGGCCGCGCCTACCTCGATGCGGGCGCGGCGTGCATCTTCGTACCGGGGCTGCTGAACGAGCAGACGGTCATCCGACTCGTCGAGGGCATCGGCGAACACCGCGTGAGTGTCATCAACGTTCCGGGCTCGCTGTCGCCCGCACGGCTCGAAGAACTGGGCGTCGCGCGCATCTCGTACGGCCCGTGGACGCAGCGCGTCGCACTCACCGCACTGCAGGCATCCGCCCGCGAGCTGCTGGCCGGCGGTCAGCTGCCCGAGGGCACGCTGCCGCTCAACTAG
- a CDS encoding rhodanese-related sulfurtransferase has product MAVSKVLLYYAFTPLADPDAIRLWQRDLCESLGLRGRILISTHGINGTVGGELSAVKKYLRKTRDYPAFKNLDAKWSEGSGLDSSQSYPQAPHGVSLDFPKLVVKVRDEIVSFGAPEELRVNEHGVVGGGTKLSPEQLHELVAHKGDDVVFFDGRNSFEAEIGKFAGAVVPDVSTTREFAALLDSGEYDHLKKKPVVTYCTGGIRCEVLSSLMTSRGFGEVYQLEGGIARYGEKFGDSGLWEGSLYVFDKRISLDFSADPKVLGTCVSCAFATKNMQNCGEVSCRKQLVVCEGCAASGAPMCADHAGIIAD; this is encoded by the coding sequence GTGGCTGTCTCGAAGGTACTTCTCTACTATGCGTTCACGCCGCTGGCCGACCCCGACGCCATCCGGCTGTGGCAGCGCGATCTGTGCGAGTCGCTCGGACTGCGCGGGCGCATCCTGATCTCGACGCACGGCATCAACGGCACCGTCGGCGGCGAGCTGTCGGCGGTCAAGAAGTACCTGCGTAAAACCCGCGACTACCCGGCATTCAAGAATCTCGACGCCAAGTGGAGCGAGGGATCCGGCCTCGATTCCTCACAGAGTTATCCACAGGCTCCGCACGGTGTCAGCCTCGATTTCCCGAAGCTCGTTGTGAAGGTGCGCGACGAAATAGTGAGCTTCGGGGCGCCCGAAGAATTGCGTGTAAACGAGCACGGCGTCGTCGGCGGTGGAACGAAGCTCAGTCCCGAGCAGCTGCACGAACTCGTTGCACACAAGGGCGACGACGTGGTGTTCTTCGACGGGCGCAATTCGTTCGAGGCCGAGATCGGAAAATTCGCCGGCGCCGTCGTTCCCGACGTGTCGACAACCCGTGAATTCGCGGCGCTCCTCGACTCGGGAGAATACGACCATCTGAAGAAAAAGCCCGTCGTTACGTACTGCACAGGCGGAATCCGGTGCGAGGTGCTCTCGAGCCTGATGACCTCGCGTGGATTCGGCGAGGTGTACCAGCTCGAGGGCGGCATTGCTCGCTACGGCGAGAAGTTCGGCGATTCGGGCCTCTGGGAGGGCTCGCTCTACGTCTTCGATAAACGAATATCCCTCGACTTCTCTGCGGACCCGAAAGTCCTGGGAACGTGCGTCTCCTGCGCTTTCGCGACCAAAAACATGCAGAACTGCGGCGAGGTTTCCTGCAGAAAACAACTCGTCGTCTGCGAGGGGTGCGCGGCATCCGGCGCGCCGATGTGCGCCGACCACGCCGGAATCATAGCCGACTAG
- the cysK gene encoding cysteine synthase A: MPSIYNDITEVFGNTPLVRLNRVTEGLGATVLAKLEFYNPSSSVKDRLGVAIVDAAEASGELPPGGTIVEGTSGNTGIALAMVGAARGYKVILTMPESMSKERRTLLRAYGAELVLTPGPEGMRGAVEKAAEIVANTPGAVLAKQFANAANPAIHRATTGPEIWNATDGAVDIFVAGIGTGGTITGAGNYLKEQKPGLQVVAVEPAESPILNGGAPGPHKIQGIGANFVPEVLDREVYDEVIDVNITQSVSMARRLAAEEGILAGISSGATVTAALELAGRPENAGKTIVVVIASYGERYLSTVLYEDLQD; encoded by the coding sequence ATGCCCAGCATCTACAACGACATCACCGAGGTGTTCGGAAACACTCCGCTGGTTCGCCTGAACCGCGTCACCGAGGGTCTCGGAGCCACGGTGCTCGCGAAGCTCGAGTTCTACAACCCCTCCTCCAGTGTCAAGGACCGCCTCGGCGTGGCCATCGTCGACGCGGCCGAGGCGTCTGGCGAGCTGCCCCCGGGCGGGACCATCGTCGAAGGTACCTCTGGCAACACCGGCATCGCGCTCGCCATGGTCGGCGCCGCCCGCGGCTACAAGGTCATCCTCACGATGCCCGAGTCCATGTCGAAGGAGCGCCGCACGCTGCTGCGCGCCTACGGGGCCGAACTCGTTCTCACCCCTGGGCCCGAGGGTATGCGCGGCGCGGTCGAGAAGGCCGCAGAGATCGTGGCCAACACCCCCGGGGCCGTGCTGGCCAAGCAGTTCGCCAACGCCGCAAACCCGGCCATCCACCGCGCCACAACCGGGCCCGAGATCTGGAACGCCACCGACGGCGCCGTCGATATCTTCGTGGCGGGCATCGGAACCGGCGGCACGATCACGGGCGCCGGCAACTACCTCAAGGAACAGAAGCCCGGCCTGCAGGTCGTGGCCGTCGAGCCCGCAGAGTCGCCGATCCTCAACGGCGGGGCCCCCGGCCCGCACAAGATCCAGGGCATCGGTGCCAACTTCGTGCCCGAGGTTCTCGACCGCGAGGTCTACGACGAGGTCATCGACGTGAACATCACCCAGTCGGTCTCGATGGCGCGCCGCCTGGCCGCAGAAGAGGGAATCCTCGCCGGCATCTCGTCGGGAGCGACCGTCACCGCCGCCCTCGAGCTGGCCGGCCGCCCCGAGAACGCGGGCAAGACCATCGTGGTCGTCATCGCGAGCTACGGTGAGCGCTACCTCTCGACCGTGCTGTACGAAGACCTGCAGGACTAG
- the epsC gene encoding serine O-acetyltransferase EpsC yields MIARGPAAFARVREDIATARRRDPASRSRLEVLLSYSGVHAIWGYRLAHGLWMRGLRLPARLVSQYTRFLTGVEIHPGAVIGRRFFIDHGMGVVIGETAEIGDDVMLYHGVTLGGRSTAREKRHPTLGNDVTVGAGAVILGDLVIGAHSVVGAQAVVVNDAPAYSVITGIPAVARPRAHSAEPTAEAFYTDPAIYI; encoded by the coding sequence GTGATCGCCCGGGGCCCGGCCGCTTTTGCGCGCGTGCGCGAGGACATCGCCACAGCTCGACGCCGCGACCCCGCGTCGCGCTCGCGGCTCGAGGTGCTGCTCAGCTACTCGGGGGTGCACGCGATCTGGGGCTATCGCCTGGCCCACGGGCTCTGGATGCGCGGCCTCCGCCTGCCCGCGCGGCTCGTCTCGCAGTACACGCGTTTTCTGACCGGCGTCGAGATCCACCCGGGCGCCGTCATCGGCCGTCGCTTCTTCATCGACCACGGCATGGGAGTGGTGATCGGCGAGACGGCCGAGATCGGCGACGACGTGATGCTGTATCACGGGGTCACGCTCGGCGGACGCAGCACGGCGCGCGAGAAGCGGCATCCGACCCTCGGCAACGACGTGACGGTGGGTGCCGGCGCGGTCATCCTCGGCGACCTCGTGATCGGCGCGCACTCAGTCGTCGGCGCCCAGGCCGTTGTGGTGAACGATGCGCCCGCCTACTCGGTGATCACGGGCATCCCGGCGGTGGCCCGCCCGCGCGCGCACTCGGCGGAGCCGACGGCAGAGGCCTTCTACACAGACCCAGCCATCTACATCTGA
- a CDS encoding acetylxylan esterase has protein sequence MLIESDLDAVRRHETAGAEPADFDAFWQATLAEAQAVELEVRSERVESTLSLIDVYDVTFCGADGSDVKAWLRVPAGVTTPRPTVVTYVGYGGGRGLPEESLTWVASGFAHLHMDTRGQGASWSVGDTPDAGPGGPQIPGVMTKGIQSRDDYYYRRLFIDAVRAVDAAKQLPQVDAQRIAVAGGSQGGGLALAVAGLRSDLAAVVAFVPFLCDFGRATLITDAYPYREIVDYLKTHRHEAAAVYEVLGSFDAVFHARRATAPAHFSVALMDSTCPASTVYAAYNAYAGPKQITEWAFNGHEGGGIEDETQAIEFLKKHLLP, from the coding sequence ATGCTGATCGAGTCAGACCTCGACGCCGTTCGCCGTCACGAGACCGCCGGCGCCGAGCCCGCCGACTTCGACGCGTTCTGGCAGGCGACGCTGGCCGAGGCGCAGGCGGTCGAGCTCGAGGTGCGCAGCGAACGGGTCGAGAGCACGCTGAGCCTGATCGACGTCTACGACGTCACCTTCTGCGGAGCTGACGGCTCCGACGTGAAGGCGTGGCTGCGCGTGCCGGCCGGCGTCACGACGCCCCGTCCCACCGTCGTCACCTACGTGGGTTACGGAGGCGGCCGCGGCCTTCCCGAGGAGTCGCTCACCTGGGTCGCATCGGGCTTCGCGCACCTGCACATGGACACGCGGGGCCAGGGCGCGTCGTGGAGCGTGGGCGACACACCGGATGCCGGCCCCGGCGGCCCGCAGATCCCCGGGGTGATGACCAAGGGCATCCAGAGCCGCGACGACTACTACTACCGCCGGCTGTTCATCGACGCCGTGCGCGCCGTCGACGCCGCCAAGCAGCTGCCGCAGGTCGATGCGCAGCGCATAGCGGTGGCCGGGGGCAGCCAGGGAGGCGGGCTCGCGCTGGCCGTTGCCGGCCTTCGCTCGGACCTCGCAGCGGTCGTGGCCTTCGTGCCGTTTCTGTGCGACTTCGGCCGGGCCACGCTGATCACCGACGCGTACCCCTACCGCGAGATCGTGGATTACCTCAAGACCCACCGCCATGAGGCGGCCGCCGTCTACGAGGTGCTGGGCAGCTTCGACGCGGTGTTCCATGCGCGCCGCGCCACGGCCCCGGCCCACTTCTCGGTCGCGCTCATGGATTCCACGTGCCCCGCCTCCACGGTCTATGCCGCCTACAACGCGTACGCCGGACCGAAGCAGATCACCGAATGGGCCTTCAACGGCCACGAGGGCGGCGGCATCGAAGACGAGACGCAGGCGATCGAGTTCCTGAAAAAGCACCTGCTGCCATAG